A single window of uncultured Fretibacterium sp. DNA harbors:
- a CDS encoding lytic transglycosylase domain-containing protein, with product MIPEMTSMNRALGRIDEILQRCAPWMEKRASGTERFVDVLDEAVKKAETPVERSLDGLRRLAGRCAEDYNIDEELIRAVIQVESGWNPEAVSAKGARGLMQLMPRTADMLGVEDPFDPKQNIEGGVKYLSSLTDKYNGDVEKALAAYNAGPNRVDAGQVPEAASRYVRNVMALYRRYREED from the coding sequence ATGATACCGGAGATGACGAGCATGAACCGGGCGCTGGGGCGCATCGACGAGATTCTGCAGCGGTGCGCTCCCTGGATGGAGAAGAGGGCCTCCGGGACGGAGCGCTTCGTCGATGTCCTGGACGAGGCTGTTAAAAAGGCCGAGACGCCTGTGGAACGGTCCCTCGATGGGCTCCGCAGGCTGGCCGGGCGCTGTGCGGAGGACTACAACATCGATGAGGAGCTCATCCGTGCCGTCATCCAGGTGGAATCGGGCTGGAATCCCGAGGCGGTCTCCGCGAAGGGGGCCCGCGGCCTGATGCAGCTCATGCCAAGGACGGCGGATATGCTGGGTGTCGAGGACCCCTTCGACCCGAAACAGAATATCGAGGGCGGGGTAAAATACCTCTCCAGCCTGACCGATAAATACAATGGGGACGTTGAAAAAGCTCTGGCGGCCTACAATGCAGGACCGAACCGGGTCGATGCGGGGCAGGTTCCCGAGGCGGCCTCCCGTTACGTCAGGAACGTCATGGCCCTCTACCGCCGCTACAGGGAGGAAGATTAG
- a CDS encoding MgtE intracellular region: MAEERVADSAREPQAEQTLAAAPKKKKRKRSKLGLLFLFLLLALGVAVGLHFSGIWDGRPLFWSVVPRLPYVGPPLAQIFEVPERYSLTTEERRRLELEEWQKRLDERERGVLSTKAGLEVLSDDLGRRAEVLDEQERLLSESSADRSGSEATEDEKRLIDQVAKTYQDMSARNAAQIVEQLREGLAVDLLKKLPVDARASILGKMKPQRAARLTELMSGRGR; the protein is encoded by the coding sequence ATGGCCGAGGAACGCGTGGCGGACAGCGCCAGGGAGCCTCAGGCGGAGCAGACGCTGGCCGCGGCCCCCAAGAAAAAAAAGAGGAAACGCAGCAAGCTGGGCCTGTTGTTTTTGTTCCTCCTCCTGGCCCTGGGAGTCGCGGTCGGCCTTCACTTCAGCGGGATCTGGGACGGCCGCCCTCTCTTCTGGAGCGTGGTCCCGAGGCTCCCCTATGTGGGGCCCCCCCTGGCGCAGATCTTCGAGGTCCCCGAGCGATACTCCCTGACGACGGAGGAACGGCGTCGACTCGAGCTCGAGGAGTGGCAGAAGCGCCTTGACGAGCGGGAACGCGGGGTCCTGAGCACCAAGGCCGGTCTGGAGGTTCTCTCGGACGACCTCGGCAGGCGTGCGGAGGTCCTGGACGAGCAGGAGCGCCTGCTCTCGGAGTCGAGCGCCGACCGGTCGGGGAGCGAGGCGACCGAGGACGAGAAGCGTCTGATCGATCAGGTTGCCAAGACCTATCAGGATATGTCCGCGCGCAATGCGGCGCAGATCGTGGAGCAGCTTCGGGAGGGCCTTGCGGTGGACCTGCTGAAAAAACTGCCGGTTGACGCCCGTGCCTCGATCCTGGGCAAAATGAAACCCCAGCGTGCCGCGCGGCTAACAGAGCTGATGTC